TTTTCTTCTTTAACAAGATCTTTTACTCCATCAATAACTGGAGTAATAGAAGCTATTGCTCCTGCACGTAAATAATCTCCATATGAAAATCCTCCAGGAATTACTACTCCATCATAATCTGTTAAATCTTCATCTTTCCACCAAATATAAGATGGCTCTGCTCCAGCAAGTTTTAATGCATGATAAACATCTCTGTCACAATTAGATCCTGGAAATCTTATAACTCCTATTTTCATAGTATCCCTCAAATATATTTTTTAAGACTTTTTAAAGTCTTAAGTTTAACAGTCACCACATGCACTATTACGTGGAATAATTGTGATTTTATAGTTATGGATTACAGGATTACAAAGTAATCTTTGACACATATCATCTACTTCTGATCTTATGGTTTCTCTATCTTCTCCTTCCATATCAAAAGTAATTGTATTAAGAGTTTTTGTATTATTTACTTTATATCCAAGTAAACCAAGTGAGTTTTCAATTGTTTTTGCTTCTGGATTTAACATTCCATCTTTTAATGAAATTTTAACTTCAATATCAAATATCATTTTAATCACTCATTATTTGTTTTTAAAGATTTATTATTTTAGATTTTATATAATAATATTAATTTAATTAAAGTTTTTATAATGCTTTAAATTAGTTTTTATATAATAATATTAATTAAATTAAGTTTTATCTTATTTATAAGATTTAAATTAGGTATAATGATTTAATATTCTTTAATTATATAATTTAACATTTTTATAACTAAATAAGA
This portion of the Methanobrevibacter wolinii SH genome encodes:
- the purS gene encoding phosphoribosylformylglycinamidine synthase subunit PurS gives rise to the protein MIFDIEVKISLKDGMLNPEAKTIENSLGLLGYKVNNTKTLNTITFDMEGEDRETIRSEVDDMCQRLLCNPVIHNYKITIIPRNSACGDC